In one Lolium rigidum isolate FL_2022 chromosome 3, APGP_CSIRO_Lrig_0.1, whole genome shotgun sequence genomic region, the following are encoded:
- the LOC124700442 gene encoding uncharacterized protein LOC124700442 — protein MMRRFVNLVTLNWAERVYSVRRMNPYKELFYESAKAAIEAADEANMKEPFPALQTLQLPNPAMNFTATDSGGTLDMFSLFSPRATNEGRIVYANAMGEAGLYDADKHVHSTLGVFNVPKGTRPMCLSTAPHPGANQDSMYVLDMFPGKADGRCFEVLEFVSSGRSDLSNFKSTWRWRLLPPPPFVSKPGYQPSSITAYTAVDDGKGCSTIYVSCGGGIGTYRFETARHDPSCRQGWSPSEEWSYVGAWKLPFVGRAQYVSEFNLWFGFLEFGPNHLCAVDLSAIDSERPPTVLQNWQDLNPPEGQEWLPTYLKLVHLGHGKFLTAKIFELGETCEQFAVLTGIEMIAGDQSLKMVKHKCAHYGFGNESIEWVL, from the coding sequence atgatgaggcggtTTGTGAATCTGGTGACGCTGAACTGGGCCGAACGCGTTTATTCAGTGCGACGCATGAATCCTTACAAGGAGCTCTTCTACGAATCAGCAAAAGCTGCAATTGAAGCAGCAGATGAAGCAAACATGAAGGAACCTTTTCCAGCGTTGCAGACCCTGCAGCTGCCGAACCCAGCCATGAACTTCACTGCAACAGACTCTGGAGGCACCCTGGATATGTTCTCGCTCTTCAGTCCCCGCGCCACCAATGAAGGCAGAATTGTCTATGCCAATGCGATGGGCGAGGCTGGGCTGTACGACGCCGACAAACATGTACACAGCACCCTGGGCGTCTTTAACGTTCCTAAGGGAACAAGACCCATGTGCCTGTCCACGGCGCCGCATCCTGGCGCCAACCAAGACAGCATGTATGTCCTGGACATGTTCCCGGGGAAGGCAGATGGTAGATGCTTCGAGGTCCTTGAGTTCGTGTCCAGCGGTCGCAGTGACTTATCCAACTTCAAGTCTACCTGGCGTTGGCGACTTCTTCCACCGCCTCCCTTCGTCAGCAAACCTGGGTACCAACCCTCCTCTATCACCGCCTACACCGCAGTAGATGACGGCAAGGGCTGTTCCACCATCTACGTGTCATGTGGTGGCGGAATTGGCACCTACAGATTTGAGACGGCACGCCATGACCCTAGTTGCCGTCAAGGATGGAGTCCCTCAGAGGAATGGAGTTACGTTGGGGCATGGAAGCTTCCCTTTGTTGGTAGAGCTCAGTACGTCTCTGAGTTCAACCTATGGTTTGGCTTCTTAGAGTTCGGCCCCAACCACCTTTGTGCTGTCGACCTCTCTGCCATAGACAGTGAACGACCACCCACAGTGCTGCAAAATTGGCAAGATCTGAACCCACCTGAGGGACAGGAGTGGCTTCCAACGTATCTCAAGCTTGTCCACCTGGGCCATGGCAAGTTTCTCACCGCAAAGATATTTGAATTAGGAGAGACTTGTGAGCAATTTGCTGTGCTCACCGGCATAGAGATGATTGCTGGTGACCAGAGCCTTAAGATGGTCAAGCACAAGTGCGCACATTATGGCTTCGGGAATGAAAGCATCGAGTGGGTGCTCTGA